The Flavobacterium marginilacus genome window below encodes:
- a CDS encoding LytR/AlgR family response regulator transcription factor — MKPIREERFAKAIEKIRNIIKVKFSLNNSVEKERKIFIKDGEKRFFIQLDEIYLIESLENYTRLFFQDKKALQRRSLRQWEEMLDATIFFRINRTEIINVNYIQEVNKTISGRLEVKLKTGELLEVSNRQAVKFKNLNQI, encoded by the coding sequence ATGAAACCCATTAGGGAGGAGCGTTTTGCAAAAGCAATTGAAAAAATAAGGAATATTATAAAAGTGAAATTTTCTTTAAATAATTCTGTTGAAAAGGAACGGAAAATTTTTATCAAGGATGGAGAGAAACGATTCTTTATTCAATTGGATGAAATTTATTTAATTGAATCGCTGGAAAATTACACCAGACTTTTTTTTCAAGACAAAAAAGCACTTCAAAGACGGTCACTTCGTCAATGGGAAGAAATGCTCGATGCCACTATTTTTTTCAGAATCAACAGAACCGAAATTATAAATGTCAATTATATTCAGGAAGTCAATAAAACAATCAGTGGCAGGTTGGAAGTAAAGCTAAAAACGGGCGAACTATTAGAAGTATCAAACAGACAGGCAGTTAAATTTAAAAATTTAAACCAAATTTAA